GGTGCAATGGGGCCTGCTGGATACGCGCGCCCAACCGGTTCTGCATGTCTTGGGCAAGCTGGCGATGGCGGATGTGTTTCTGATCGCGCTTTATATCACGTTGGCCAAGGGGATTGGCTATGCAACGATTGAGACCGCCTGGGGGCTTTATTTGTTTACGGGCTGTATTCTGGCGTCAATTGTCCTGTCTCTTCTGACCGCGCACCAGGTTAGCCAGCAAGACGACTAGAAACGGGACGCTGCCCCGGCCTTCGGCCTCCCCCGGGATATTTAGGGCCAGAAGATGTTCTGTGCGCCCCCATCTTCTGGCCCTAAATATCCCGGAGCGCGAGGCAGAGCCTCGCATGCCCCGTCTGAGGCTCCGCAACACTTGAACAAACCGGAAACATCTGCCAGATCTACTGCATGGCAAAAACAACATATTCCTGCTCTGCCTGCGGAGCATCTTTCTCAAAATGGTCCGGGCGCTGCGATGGTTGCGGCGAGTGGAATTCCATCACCGAAGACAAGGGCCTGTCCAAGGGCGGACCGGCGTCGAAATCGCTGGGCATGCGGCGTGGCAAGACAATCCCCTTGAGCGATCTT
The nucleotide sequence above comes from Phaeobacter inhibens DSM 16374. Encoded proteins:
- a CDS encoding paraquat-inducible protein A; translated protein: MTLRLLTLSLLILYPIAWFAPLMRAGLLPIFGLSEISVITGLQSLWGSDVILALTVTAFAIFAPYFKTIGLALVQWGLLDTRAQPVLHVLGKLAMADVFLIALYITLAKGIGYATIETAWGLYLFTGCILASIVLSLLTAHQVSQQDD